The following proteins are co-located in the Microplitis demolitor isolate Queensland-Clemson2020A chromosome 5, iyMicDemo2.1a, whole genome shotgun sequence genome:
- the LOC103569358 gene encoding uncharacterized protein LOC103569358 isoform X18 — MDQTYTSTTRRRGHQHHPRHATRRRLDISNRGPAQCGPVGVDQQNQRNLETDDKCLKSLTLTLSLDHCPDSIKVPGQLDGEFNDSIETVQLRVKPAQCGRSKDTRESSAKSLSRKVRLEFNDTSDCNKRISDAGDEEVNKETTSPEPEHAVARARGDGHSDDETPNEEDPELVELAKLRCPSERTEVTAEREARRRKRCADYPGLAFGSSIFSSDTMMKFSLIRNELQNIMGNQLKRNFRVIESSSGCVTWSRVRSMILLGYFY; from the exons ATGGATCAAACGTACACGTCTACCACCAGAAGACGTGGTCACCAGCACCATCCGCGACATGCGACCAGAAGAAGACTCGATATTTCCAACAGAGGACCCGCGCAGTGTGGCCCAGTTGGTGTTGATCAACAAAATCAACGTAATCTAGAAACAGATGACAAATGTTTAAAGTCTTTGACGTTAACTCTGTCTTTGGATCACTGTCCTGACAGCATTAAAGTACCAGGACAATTGGACGGTGAATTTAATGATTCAATTGAGACGGTCCAATTACGAGTAAAGCCCGCGCAGTGTGGCAGATCCAAAGACACTAGAGAGTCTTCTGCTAAAAGTCTGAGTCGCAAAGTCAGGCTTGAATTTAATGACACCAGCGATTGCAATAAGAGGATAAGTGATGCTGGTGACGAGGAAGTAAATAAAGAGACTACGAGTCCGGAGCCTGAGCACGCGGTCGCGAGGGCTCGCGGTGACGGTCATTCAGACGATGAAACGCCTAATGAAGAAGACCCTGAACTGGTCGAACTCGCGAAGCTGAGGTGTCCTAGTGAACGGACAGAAGTCACTGCTGAGAGAGAGGCGAGAAGGCGCAAAAGATGCGCTGACTATCCCGGTCTGGCCTTCGGGTCTTCGATATTCTCCAGTGACACCATGATGAAGTTCAGTCTTATCAGAAATGAACTCCAGAATATTATGGGCAATCAGCTCAAGAGG aatttcAGAGTTATCGAGTCATCGAGTGGATGTGTGACCTGGTCACGTGTTAGGTCAATGATATTACTCGGGTATTTTTATTGA